The nucleotide window CCGACAGTCCGGACCGAAGTCGATCGTCGCGTTCTCGGTATCCGAGGACGGCGTCACCGTCGGCCCGGAACTCGACCTGCTCGCACTCAAGGGCACAGCGTCGACCTCGGTGAGCGTCGACATCAGCGATCTCGACCACGGGCAGGTCATCGGCGAGGACTTCACCGGCCTGCTCGCCCGTTGGCGTCCCGTCGCCGCAGTCCTCCAGTCGAGCTTCTGCCTCGGCCTGGCGGCGGCGGCCCACACCGGTGCCGAGGCGGGACTGCGAGGCATCAACGAAGTCTTCACCGACGACGTCGAGGAAGAAGGACAGGCGCTCAACGAAGCGAAGAGCCGCCTCGGCGAGGTCATCGAACGCATCTCCTCGGGTAATCGTCCCGAGCCGAGCGAGGTCCTGTCCCTACGTCTCGAATCCGGTCGAGTGGCCACGGCCGCCTCCGGGCTCGAGATCCGCACGGCCGGCGGCCGCGGCTACGCCGTCGGTTCGCACGCCAACCGCCGCTTCCGGGAAGCGACGTTCATCCCCGTCCAGTCGCCCTCGGAAGGGCAGCTGCGGTGGGAGCTCGACCGTCTGGGCTGACCCGGACGATGCGGAGTAGGACGAAGCGTCACGGATGAACACGATCATGAGAACGGGGCCGGCCGCCTCGGCGCTGTCACGACGACGGCTGTTGGGACTCGGCGGGGCCGCGGGAGCTGCGGCCCTGCTCAGCGCCTGCACCGCGACGCAGGCTGGAAGCACCGGCATCGCCGCGGCGGACTTCGTGCCCTCCCTCGACCCGCCGACGGGGCTCGAGAAACGGCAGCTGACGGTCGGGTACGTGCCGATCACCTGCGGCACCCCGATCGTCACTGCCGCAGGCCTCGGCGTCTATGAGAAGTACGGACTCGAGGTGACGCTGCGCCGCTATACCGGCTGGGCGGAACTGTGGATCGCGTTCGTCGCCGGTGAACTCGACGCCACACAGATGCTCGCGCCTATGCCGCTGGCCATCCACCACAACTTCGCTTCCGGGCAGCGGAACCTGCGCCTGCCGTTCGTGACGAACACGAACGGCAACGGGGTCACCGTCGCCCGGTCGCTGCGGGGCACGGTCAAGGGCCCGGAGGACTTCGCCGGGCTGCGCGTCGGCCTTCCCTTCGACTATTCGGTGCACAGCCTGCTCATGCGCGACTACCTCGCCTCCGGCGGCCTCAATCCGGAGCGTGATGTCGACCTGCGGATCATGCGCCCGGCCGATATGGTCACCGCGCTCGCCGTGGGCGAACTCGACGCGTTCTGCTTGCCCGACCAGTTCAACCAGCGCGCCGTTGCCGAAGGGGTCGGGTTCATCCACCTGCTCACCAAGGACCTGTGGCCCGACCACCCGTGTTGCAGCTTCGCCGTCGGCGAGGACTTCGCGAGCGCGAACCCGAACAGCTACGCCGCACTGCTGAGCGCACTGGCAGATGTGTCCCTGTGGATCGACGAACCGGCACACCGCGCACAGACCGCCGACCTCATGGCCGCCGGATCGGCGCTGGGAATGCCGAAGCCCGTACTTCAAGCCGTGCTGACCGGGAAATTCGCCGACGGAACCGGTCGCAAGAGGTCCGTGCCCGACAGGATCGGCTTCCAGCCGTACCCACACGAATCCTACGGAGTGTGGATGCTCGACGCGATGAACCGCGGCGGACTCACCGGCACGCAGAAGTTTGCGCAGGCGGCTGACTATTCGACGGCAGTGCGATCCGTCTTCGATTCGCGCTCGGCTGCGACAGTGCTGGACCGCCTCGGCGGGGATACCCGCGAACACTTGTCCGAGACCGTGCTCGGCCGCACCTTCGACCCTCGCCATCCGAAGAAGTGGAGCATCTAGACCGATGAGCAGTCAGACGAGAGGTCAGCTGAGCAGCCAGTCGGAGACCTCGGTGCAGGGGCAGATCTCCGAACAGGGGCAGACGCACGCGACCGCGGGCGTCGGCAGTGTGCTCAGAATCCGCGGCTTGCTCAAGGCCGGGGGACTCTTCATCGTCCTCGCCGCCGCCTTCATCCTCGCGTGGCAGCTGGTCACAGCCGGGTACGACGACGGCGGACTCGCCCCGACACCGGCCGCGAGCTGGCACCGCCTCGTCGAAGTCGTGTCGACCGCGTTCGTCTTCGAACCGCCGAACAACGTCGGAATCGTCTTCCACCTCCTCGCCTCGCTGCGTCGAGTGCTCCTCGGTTTCGGACTCGCCGCGGCCATCGCGATCCCGCTCGGGCTCTTCCTCGGCAGCAATCGCCTCTTCGAGACCGCCCTCGACCCGATCGTGCAGGTGCTGCGCCCGGTCTCACCCCTGGCGTGGCTTCCCATCGGCCTGGCGATCCTCCGCGATTCCGAAGCCACCGCGGTCTTCGTCATCTTCATGGCCTCGCTGTGGATCATCCTCATCAACACCATCGACGGCGTCCGCCGCGTCAACCCCCACTTCCTCGACCTCGCCCGGACCCTGGAGGCGACCGCCTGGCAGCACACCGTGCGCATCGTCCTGCCCGCCACCGTGCCCGCGATCGTCACCGGACTGCGTACTTCCCTGTCGACGGCGTGGCTGGTCATCATCGCCGCCGAGATGATCGTCGGCAACCGCGGCATGGGCACCTTCGTCTGGAACGAATGGAACGCCATGAACATCGATTCGATCGTCGTCGCCATCCTCATCATCGGCGTCGTCGGGTTCCTCCTCGACCGCGCCGTCGCCCAACTCCACCGATTGGTGCCCGCCGCATGAACACCTCCACTGACACCCTGAGCGATTCCGATCCCAAGGATTGCACCCTCGCCGAGGCGGCCCCGCAGCTGCGTCTGACCGGGATCTCCAAAAGCTTCCGCCGTCCCAAGGGCGGAACGCAGCAGATCCTCTCCGACGTCTCCTGCGAGATCGGTGCCGGCGAGTTCGTCGCAGTCATCGGTCCCTCGGGGTCGGGGAAGTCGACGCTGCTGCGCATCCTCGCCGGTCTCGAGACCCCCGACCGCGGGCAGGTCACGCTGACCGGTCAGCCCGTGACCCGCCCCAGCCGACGTATGGGCATGGTGTTCCAGCAGCACGTCCTCCTGCCGTGGTTGAGCGCCAAGGGGAATGTGCTCTTCGCCCTCGACGCGGCCGGAGGCTCGGCACGCTCTGTCGGGACGTCGGCACGCTCCGCTGGGGAACGGGAGGCGATCGCGGACAAGTGGCTCGACCGTGTCGGGCTCAGTGAGGCTGCCGATCTCAAGCCGCACCAGCTCTCCGGAGGCATGGCCCAGCGGGTCGGCATCGCCCGCGCCTTCGCACTCGACTCCGAGGTCCTGCTCCTCGACGAACCCTTGGGTGCCCTCGACGCACTGACGAGGTATGCGCTGCAGCAGCAGCTGCTCGAACTCTCGGAGCACGAGAAACGCACCTTCGTCCTCGTCACCCATGACGTCGACGAGGCGCTGCTGCTGGCCGATCGGATCCTCGTCCTCTCCCACGGCCCCTCGGCGACCATCCAAGCCGAACTCGACGTGCCGTTCGCTCGGCCGCGTGACCGTGACGCCATCGAAGCCGACCCGGCGTTTCTCGAGCTGCGCCGGGAACTCCACCACGCACTCACACCGGAGACGACCGACTGACCCTGGCGGGCCGCCTTCGCCGACTGAGGTGGTCGAGCGCCGCTCAAGTAAGTGACGAAGTGTGCGCACCTACACGGTTGGTGGTGGCGGGTATGCACTCCAGTCGTTGACACTTGCCGAAGTCGCGGGGTTCTGTGGGGTCATTGAACGTATATAGTCGCCAAGGTAGGGCAGGGAGAATGCAACGTATCCCCACCCGTCGGATTGAACATATCCACTATTGATCAGGCGGGTCTTGTAGATCTGTGCATATTGTCCGTAAGTGCCCATTCGGTCAGCGATATCGGAGATCTTGCTTCGTCCAGATTCGTCTACTGCCATTGCGTTGACAAAATCTCTGTCGCGGTCAGACAGATCTTCGTAAACTCGGCTGATGACTCGACGCTGCACAGACTTGATCGCCTTATCATGGGCGATCTGTGCGTCGGTGACTGAGATCGTATCCTCAGTGGGAGTATTTCTCCATGCATAGTCGCCTGCTAACTGGATCAGGTATGGATAGCCTTGGGTGACTCGGACAAGGAGTTCTAAAGCCTCAGGCGCGATAGATCTGCCGGCGATTCGAATGGTCTCTTCGAGGACATGCCTAGTCTCTTTGGGATTCAGACGTCTGAAATCCAAATCGCGAGAGCGCCGGATGAAGGTTGTGTGATCGTTCTTCGCCAGTTCGTCCAGATCCACCTTGATTCCGGCAAAGGCGATCATGATGTTGGCGCCTTCAGTTTTTGCGTGTGCGACCTCAAGTGCAAACCGAGACAGCTCGCGCAACCGGACTTTTCCTGACGATACTTCATCGATGGTGATGAGGACTCCGGCTTCACCGTTCAGCGCAGTAGAAAGTGCAATAAGGTCATCGCGGAGAAGCGGCTTTACGGTGCGACTCCGGTCGACGTATTCCAAGCCAACTGAGAACTTCCAAATTCCTATGCTGCTGAGCCTGGCGCGCGTAGTCTCTGTAAGTCGGTTGATCTCTCGCGGGATGGATGACTCAGTGATCCGCTCCATCAGGCCCGAGCTTGCATCGTCTGCAAGGACAATCCATCCGGCTTCGCGTGCGGCGTCTTGAAGCCGGGACAGCATGGAAGTCTTGCCGGAGCCGCGGAGTCCCGAGACCAACAGGGAATCGTTCTCCCCGAAATCGAGCGTACGGAAGACCTCAGTTATTTCGTTGAGTTCAGACTGATGGCCGCCGAACACTAGCGGAGGCTTACTGTAGCCCGGTGTAAATGGGCTTGGGCCGTAAACATTTGGGTCAGCCACTGCAGTCTCCTGCCGACTCGGAGGAATCGTATTTATTTTATTTACTTTAACACCTCGCGCCAGATGGATTGAGGACCTTGTCGGCGGCAATGCTTTAACGGTGCGGAGACCACCAGCCCTTCGGGTGACTCACCCAAAACGAGCCTGCCTACCTGGAATTGCGACGGGAAGTCCACCATGTGCTCACGACGGAATCCAACGCAACCCGATCGAGCATCCAAACGATATTTATTCTATTTATTTGCCAGTGGTCCTCGGATCACGTTGGCGACGATGCAGGGCAAGGGCCGGCCGCCTCGGTGAGGGTGGTCACCTGAGCGCCCCCTCAAGGCCGCGTGCGTGCGGATGTGGGAAGATTGAGGACGTGTCGAAAGTACTTGAGATCCTGACCCCGGACGGGCTGCCGCCGCTGCCCGAGAAGCCCGGCGTCTCCTACATCATGCCGGTGCTCAATGAGGCCGAGCACATCCGCCAGGCGATCACCACGATCCTCGCCCAGGACTACGACGGAGACAAAGAGGCCGTCCTCGCCCTCGGCCCGTCGACCGACGACACGAACGCCATCATCGCGGCCATGGCGGCGACCGATTCGCGGATCCAGACCGTCGACAATCCGCAGGCCGCGACCCCGATCGGCCTCAACCTCGCGATCGCCGCGACCCATCATCCAGTGATCATCCGCGTCGACGCGCACTCCGGACTCTGCCCCGAATACACTCAGCAGGCCATCGACACCCTGCGCGAGACGAAGGCCGCGAACTGCGGCGGACTCATGCTCGCCCGCGGCAAGACCTCCTTCCAGAAAGCGGTGGCTCGGGCGTATATGTCCCCGGTCGGCCTCGGCGGTCCCGCCTACCATTCGGGTGACGAAGCGCAGGAAGCCGAATCGGCCTACCTCGGCGTCTACCGCCGCGAAGTCTTCGACATCCTCGACGGCTTCGACGAAGGCATCAAGCGCGGGCAGGATTGGGAGCTGAACCTGCGTATCCGCACCGCCGGCGGGCGCATCTGGTTCAACCCGGACATGGAAGTCACCTACTGGCCGCGCGGCACCTGGTCGAAGATCGCCCAGCAGTTCTGGGCCACCGGCATCTGGCGGGCCGAACTCATCCGCCGCTACGGTGCGCAGAACTCGATCCGCTACTTCGCCCCGCCGCTGCTCGTGCTCGGCATGGGCGCGGCAGTCATCGAAACCCTGCTCCAGCTCACTGGCACAACGAAGACGTGGCCGAAGTTCCTCCGCCGCTTCACCTCCCTCATCCACGTGCCGAGCTTCGGCTACATTGCCGGAATCCTCGCGACCGCCTCGGCGGCGAAGGACTGCGGCCGACGTGAGCGATTCTGGTTCGGCCTCATCCTGCCGACCATGCACCTGTGC belongs to Brevibacterium spongiae and includes:
- a CDS encoding CmpA/NrtA family ABC transporter substrate-binding protein, with the translated sequence MRTGPAASALSRRRLLGLGGAAGAAALLSACTATQAGSTGIAAADFVPSLDPPTGLEKRQLTVGYVPITCGTPIVTAAGLGVYEKYGLEVTLRRYTGWAELWIAFVAGELDATQMLAPMPLAIHHNFASGQRNLRLPFVTNTNGNGVTVARSLRGTVKGPEDFAGLRVGLPFDYSVHSLLMRDYLASGGLNPERDVDLRIMRPADMVTALAVGELDAFCLPDQFNQRAVAEGVGFIHLLTKDLWPDHPCCSFAVGEDFASANPNSYAALLSALADVSLWIDEPAHRAQTADLMAAGSALGMPKPVLQAVLTGKFADGTGRKRSVPDRIGFQPYPHESYGVWMLDAMNRGGLTGTQKFAQAADYSTAVRSVFDSRSAATVLDRLGGDTREHLSETVLGRTFDPRHPKKWSI
- a CDS encoding ABC transporter ATP-binding protein, which encodes MNTSTDTLSDSDPKDCTLAEAAPQLRLTGISKSFRRPKGGTQQILSDVSCEIGAGEFVAVIGPSGSGKSTLLRILAGLETPDRGQVTLTGQPVTRPSRRMGMVFQQHVLLPWLSAKGNVLFALDAAGGSARSVGTSARSAGEREAIADKWLDRVGLSEAADLKPHQLSGGMAQRVGIARAFALDSEVLLLDEPLGALDALTRYALQQQLLELSEHEKRTFVLVTHDVDEALLLADRILVLSHGPSATIQAELDVPFARPRDRDAIEADPAFLELRRELHHALTPETTD
- a CDS encoding ABC transporter permease, with translation MSSQTRGQLSSQSETSVQGQISEQGQTHATAGVGSVLRIRGLLKAGGLFIVLAAAFILAWQLVTAGYDDGGLAPTPAASWHRLVEVVSTAFVFEPPNNVGIVFHLLASLRRVLLGFGLAAAIAIPLGLFLGSNRLFETALDPIVQVLRPVSPLAWLPIGLAILRDSEATAVFVIFMASLWIILINTIDGVRRVNPHFLDLARTLEATAWQHTVRIVLPATVPAIVTGLRTSLSTAWLVIIAAEMIVGNRGMGTFVWNEWNAMNIDSIVVAILIIGVVGFLLDRAVAQLHRLVPAA
- a CDS encoding glycosyltransferase family 2 protein, whose protein sequence is MSKVLEILTPDGLPPLPEKPGVSYIMPVLNEAEHIRQAITTILAQDYDGDKEAVLALGPSTDDTNAIIAAMAATDSRIQTVDNPQAATPIGLNLAIAATHHPVIIRVDAHSGLCPEYTQQAIDTLRETKAANCGGLMLARGKTSFQKAVARAYMSPVGLGGPAYHSGDEAQEAESAYLGVYRREVFDILDGFDEGIKRGQDWELNLRIRTAGGRIWFNPDMEVTYWPRGTWSKIAQQFWATGIWRAELIRRYGAQNSIRYFAPPLLVLGMGAAVIETLLQLTGTTKTWPKFLRRFTSLIHVPSFGYIAGILATASAAKDCGRRERFWFGLILPTMHLCWGAGFLKGLVTGAGTTEDSSR
- a CDS encoding ATP-binding protein; translated protein: MADPNVYGPSPFTPGYSKPPLVFGGHQSELNEITEVFRTLDFGENDSLLVSGLRGSGKTSMLSRLQDAAREAGWIVLADDASSGLMERITESSIPREINRLTETTRARLSSIGIWKFSVGLEYVDRSRTVKPLLRDDLIALSTALNGEAGVLITIDEVSSGKVRLRELSRFALEVAHAKTEGANIMIAFAGIKVDLDELAKNDHTTFIRRSRDLDFRRLNPKETRHVLEETIRIAGRSIAPEALELLVRVTQGYPYLIQLAGDYAWRNTPTEDTISVTDAQIAHDKAIKSVQRRVISRVYEDLSDRDRDFVNAMAVDESGRSKISDIADRMGTYGQYAQIYKTRLINSGYVQSDGWGYVAFSLPYLGDYIRSMTPQNPATSASVNDWSAYPPPPTV